The following coding sequences lie in one Mesorhizobium sp. DCY119 genomic window:
- a CDS encoding RNA-binding protein — MNDRTCIVTRKTAEPDELIRFVVGPDSAVVPDLKRNLPGRGCWVTGDRLHVDKAAAKNSFARAFKKEVTVSPDLGAMVDMLLAKSVLGVLGLARKAGAIALGATKVESAVRSGKALLVLHAVEASEDGLRKITQARRATAYAGGPEIYAYKLFSEADLSLALGGTNVIHAAVLAEDAGKAVLKRMVALDRYRGGSPDDRAMFAAIADEDEAAEDME, encoded by the coding sequence ATGAACGATCGCACCTGCATCGTCACGCGCAAGACCGCCGAGCCGGATGAACTGATCCGTTTCGTTGTCGGGCCGGATTCTGCTGTCGTTCCCGATCTGAAAAGAAATCTTCCAGGGCGCGGTTGCTGGGTGACCGGCGACCGCCTACATGTGGACAAGGCTGCGGCAAAGAACAGCTTTGCCCGCGCCTTCAAGAAGGAAGTCACCGTTTCGCCTGATCTTGGCGCGATGGTGGATATGCTTCTGGCAAAATCTGTCCTCGGTGTCCTCGGACTGGCCCGCAAGGCTGGTGCCATTGCACTCGGCGCGACAAAGGTCGAAAGTGCGGTGCGCAGCGGCAAGGCGCTTCTCGTTCTTCACGCAGTGGAAGCATCGGAAGACGGCCTTCGCAAGATTACCCAGGCACGCCGCGCCACCGCCTATGCCGGCGGCCCCGAAATCTATGCCTACAAACTTTTCTCGGAAGCCGATTTGAGTTTGGCATTAGGGGGCACAAATGTGATACATGCTGCCGTTCTTGCGGAAGACGCGGGAAAAGCGGTGCTGAAGCGCATGGTTGCGCTTGACCGATACCGGGGCGGATCCCCGGATGACCGGGCAATGTTTGCGGCAATTGCTGACGAAGATGAAGCCGCAGAGGATATGGAATGA
- the nusA gene encoding transcription termination factor NusA, producing the protein MVVSANRLELLQIADAVAREKSIDKSIVIAAMADAIQKAARSRYGQETNIRADINPNTGEMKLQRLMEVVEKVDDYATQIALSSARERNPDAQVGDFIAEQLPPMDFGRIAAQSAKQVIVQKVREAERDRQFDEYKDRIGEIVNGTVKRVEYGNVIVDLGRGEAIIRRDELIPRENYKYGDRVRAYVYDVRREQRGPQIFLSRTHPQFMAKLFTMEVPEIYDGIIEIKSVARDPGSRAKIAVISRDSSIDPVGACVGMRGSRVQAVVGELQGEKIDIIPWSPSAASFIVNALQPAEVAKVVLDEDAERIEVVVPDDQLSLAIGRRGQNVRLASQLTGWDIDILTEQEESERRQKEFVERSNLFMEALDVDEMVGQVLASEGFTSVEEVAYVDADEISSIDGFDEDTASEIQTRAREYLEKIEAEHDDKRRALGVEDELREIPGITTAMLVTLGEDGVKTIEDFAGYAVDDLVGWKERKDGETKFFPGVLATYAISRTDAEQMVLAARLKAGWITEDEAVAEEATAEAAGA; encoded by the coding sequence ATGGTAGTCAGTGCGAACAGGCTTGAGCTGCTGCAGATCGCCGATGCGGTTGCGCGTGAAAAGTCGATCGACAAATCAATCGTGATCGCCGCCATGGCCGACGCGATCCAGAAGGCCGCGCGCTCGCGCTACGGCCAGGAAACCAACATCCGCGCCGACATCAACCCGAACACCGGCGAGATGAAGCTGCAGCGTCTGATGGAAGTCGTGGAAAAGGTCGATGACTACGCGACCCAGATCGCGCTCTCCTCGGCGCGCGAGCGCAATCCCGACGCACAGGTCGGCGACTTCATTGCCGAGCAGCTCCCGCCGATGGATTTCGGCCGCATCGCCGCGCAGTCGGCCAAGCAGGTCATCGTCCAGAAGGTGCGCGAGGCCGAGCGTGATCGTCAGTTCGACGAATACAAGGATCGCATCGGCGAGATCGTCAACGGCACGGTCAAGCGCGTCGAGTATGGCAACGTCATCGTCGATCTCGGCCGTGGCGAAGCGATCATCCGCCGCGACGAGCTGATCCCCCGCGAAAACTATAAGTATGGCGACCGCGTCCGTGCCTATGTCTACGACGTGCGCCGCGAGCAGCGCGGCCCGCAGATTTTCCTGTCGCGTACGCACCCGCAGTTCATGGCCAAGCTCTTCACCATGGAAGTGCCGGAAATCTATGACGGTATCATCGAGATCAAGTCGGTGGCCCGCGATCCGGGTTCCCGCGCCAAGATCGCCGTCATTTCGCGTGACTCATCGATCGATCCGGTCGGCGCCTGCGTTGGTATGCGCGGTTCGCGCGTCCAGGCCGTTGTCGGCGAATTGCAGGGCGAGAAGATCGACATCATTCCGTGGTCGCCTTCGGCCGCCTCCTTCATCGTCAACGCCTTGCAGCCGGCTGAAGTCGCCAAGGTTGTTCTCGATGAGGATGCAGAGCGCATAGAAGTCGTGGTGCCCGACGACCAGCTCTCGCTGGCCATCGGCCGCCGCGGCCAGAACGTTCGCCTTGCTTCGCAGCTCACCGGCTGGGATATCGACATCCTGACCGAGCAGGAAGAATCCGAGCGTCGCCAGAAGGAATTCGTCGAGCGTTCGAACCTCTTCATGGAAGCGCTGGATGTCGACGAGATGGTCGGCCAGGTGCTGGCCTCCGAAGGGTTCACCAGCGTCGAGGAAGTGGCCTATGTCGACGCCGACGAGATTTCCTCGATTGACGGCTTTGATGAGGACACCGCCAGCGAGATCCAGACCCGCGCCCGCGAATATCTCGAGAAGATCGAAGCAGAGCACGACGACAAGCGCCGTGCTCTGGGCGTCGAGGACGAACTGCGCGAAATCCCGGGCATCACCACCGCAATGCTGGTGACGCTCGGCGAGGACGGCGTGAAGACGATCGAGGACTTCGCCGGTTACGCGGTCGACGATCTCGTCGGCTGGAAGGAACGCAAGGACGGCGAGACCAAGTTCTTCCCCGGCGTTCTTGCCACTTACGCCATTTCGCGCACCGACGCTGAACAGATGGTCCTGGCTGCACGCCTGAAGGCCGGTTGGATCACAGAGGACGAAGCAGTTGCTGAGGAAGCGACTGCCGAAGCCGCTGGTGCGTGA
- the rimP gene encoding ribosome maturation factor RimP, with translation MTEETSSIAGDDRIIRESGVDARVASIIAPVLRAIGFRLVRVRLSGQNGLTLQIMAEREDGTMTVEDCEEVSRAVSPALDVDDPIDKAYHLEVSSPGIDRPLVRKSDFSAWVGHLVKMETSILVADRKRFRGKIAETDDESVLIERDQPAYGDEPSVRIPFETIADARLILTDDLIRDALSKDNRARKEAKKNRGEDEDDAEDEIETEE, from the coding sequence ATGACGGAAGAGACATCCAGCATAGCCGGCGACGATCGCATCATCCGCGAAAGCGGTGTCGATGCGCGTGTGGCATCGATCATTGCACCGGTATTGCGTGCAATCGGCTTTCGGCTCGTGCGTGTGCGCCTCTCGGGCCAGAACGGCCTGACGCTGCAGATCATGGCTGAACGTGAAGACGGCACCATGACAGTCGAGGACTGCGAAGAGGTCAGCCGCGCGGTTTCTCCCGCGCTTGATGTCGACGATCCGATCGATAAGGCCTATCATCTGGAAGTGTCATCGCCGGGCATCGATCGCCCGCTGGTGCGCAAGTCGGATTTCTCCGCCTGGGTCGGTCATCTCGTGAAGATGGAAACGTCGATCCTGGTCGCAGACCGCAAGCGTTTTCGCGGCAAGATCGCAGAGACCGACGACGAAAGCGTTCTGATAGAGCGCGACCAGCCCGCTTACGGCGATGAGCCCAGCGTGCGCATACCGTTCGAAACGATTGCCGATGCCCGCCTGATCCTGACAGACGACCTGATCCGGGATGCGCTGAGCAAGGACAACAGGGCCCGCAAGGAAGCCAAGAAAAACCGCGGCGAAGATGAAGACGACGCGGAAGACGAGATCGAAACAGAAGAGTGA
- a CDS encoding tripartite tricarboxylate transporter permease, which yields MDTFGLLAQGFLVALEPMNLLYALIGVTLGTAVGVLPGIGPALTVALLLPVTYKLDPAGSLIMFAGIYYGGMYGGSTTSILLNTPGESASIVTALEGNKMARKGRGGPALATAAIGSFVAGLIATIGLALIAPFIVKFALSFGPAEYFALMVLAFMTVSAAFGESSLRGLTALFIGLALGLIGIDLQTGQARLAFGIPDLLDGIEVTTLAVALFAIGETLTVAASRSSGDERIEPVKGSVWMNKEDWSRSWKPWLRGTAIGFPIGAMPAGGAEIGTFLSYSVEKQLARKPEEFGHGAIEGVAGPEAANNASAAGTLVPLLTLGLPTTATAAIMLAGFQQFGLQPGPLLFANNSSLVWGLIASLLVANFMLLVLNLPLIGLWVRLLSIPRHWLYAGILVFATLGTIGANPSVFELGMLLTFGILGYLLRQFGYPIAPVVVGLILGPLAEQQLRRALAISQGDLTVLVHSPISIVLLTLAAAAVIVPLVMRARGRGKVLSQLAADED from the coding sequence ATGGATACGTTCGGCCTTTTGGCACAAGGGTTCCTGGTTGCGCTGGAGCCGATGAATCTTCTTTACGCGCTGATCGGCGTGACGCTGGGCACTGCCGTTGGCGTGCTGCCGGGCATCGGTCCGGCGCTGACCGTGGCGCTGCTTCTGCCCGTCACCTACAAGCTCGATCCGGCCGGCTCGCTGATCATGTTCGCGGGCATCTATTACGGCGGCATGTATGGCGGCTCGACCACGTCGATCCTGCTCAATACGCCGGGCGAAAGCGCCTCTATCGTCACCGCGCTGGAAGGCAACAAGATGGCCCGCAAGGGCAGGGGCGGGCCGGCGCTGGCGACGGCTGCCATCGGCTCCTTCGTTGCCGGTCTCATCGCCACGATCGGGCTGGCGCTTATCGCGCCCTTTATCGTCAAATTCGCGCTGTCCTTCGGCCCGGCCGAATATTTCGCGCTGATGGTACTGGCCTTCATGACCGTTTCGGCTGCCTTCGGCGAGTCGTCCCTGCGTGGCCTGACGGCCCTCTTCATCGGCCTCGCGCTCGGCCTCATAGGCATCGACCTGCAGACGGGGCAGGCGCGCCTTGCCTTCGGTATCCCCGACCTGCTCGACGGTATCGAGGTGACGACGCTGGCGGTCGCGCTCTTTGCGATCGGTGAAACATTGACTGTCGCGGCGTCACGCAGCAGCGGCGACGAGCGCATTGAGCCGGTGAAGGGCTCCGTCTGGATGAACAAAGAGGATTGGTCGCGGTCGTGGAAGCCGTGGCTGCGTGGCACGGCGATCGGCTTTCCGATTGGTGCCATGCCGGCCGGCGGCGCCGAGATCGGCACCTTCCTGTCCTACTCGGTGGAAAAGCAGCTTGCCAGGAAGCCGGAAGAATTCGGCCATGGCGCGATCGAAGGCGTTGCCGGACCCGAAGCAGCCAACAATGCCTCTGCCGCTGGTACGCTGGTGCCACTGCTGACGCTCGGCCTGCCGACGACGGCGACTGCGGCAATCATGCTGGCGGGCTTCCAACAATTCGGCCTGCAGCCGGGACCGTTGCTGTTCGCCAACAATTCATCGCTGGTCTGGGGCCTGATCGCCAGCCTGCTGGTGGCCAATTTCATGCTGCTGGTGCTGAACCTGCCGCTGATCGGCCTGTGGGTCAGGCTTCTGTCGATCCCGCGCCATTGGCTCTATGCCGGCATTCTGGTCTTCGCGACGCTCGGCACCATAGGCGCCAACCCGTCGGTGTTTGAACTGGGAATGCTCCTTACGTTCGGTATTCTGGGCTATCTGCTGCGCCAGTTCGGCTATCCGATCGCACCGGTCGTCGTGGGCTTGATCCTGGGGCCATTGGCCGAGCAGCAATTGCGCCGCGCTTTGGCGATCAGCCAAGGCGATCTGACGGTGCTGGTGCACTCGCCTATTTCGATCGTGCTGCTGACGCTTGCGGCTGCTGCCGTGATCGTGCCGCTGGTGATGCGGGCACGCGGGCGAGGCAAGGTGCTTTCGCAGCTTGCCGCCGACGAGGATTGA
- a CDS encoding tripartite tricarboxylate transporter TctB family protein — MTENNTSDTKRRPDRAAFVIAAVLAIIAGVIAWNTAHMGGAGSYSRLGPTAFPYAIAAALFILAVWTVFAALRHDFPEREPQQFGPVIWIVGGLAAQMLLLKFVGFSIATGLLFAATARGFGRGPLWMTIPIGIVLSFVVWFIFSKGLQLSLPAGPLERLILG; from the coding sequence ATGACGGAAAACAACACATCCGATACCAAGCGCCGCCCTGACCGGGCGGCGTTCGTTATAGCGGCGGTTCTGGCGATCATCGCCGGTGTGATTGCCTGGAACACCGCGCATATGGGTGGCGCCGGCAGCTATTCCCGCCTCGGCCCGACGGCTTTCCCCTATGCGATCGCCGCAGCCCTTTTCATTCTGGCCGTGTGGACGGTGTTTGCCGCTCTTCGCCATGATTTTCCGGAGCGCGAACCACAGCAGTTCGGACCCGTCATCTGGATCGTCGGTGGCCTTGCCGCACAGATGCTGCTTCTAAAGTTCGTAGGCTTTTCTATCGCCACCGGCCTGCTGTTTGCCGCCACGGCGCGCGGCTTCGGGCGCGGACCGCTATGGATGACGATCCCGATCGGCATCGTCCTTTCCTTCGTCGTCTGGTTCATCTTCTCCAAGGGGCTGCAACTGTCGCTGCCCGCCGGTCCGCTCGAGCGGCTCATTTTAGGCTAA
- a CDS encoding tripartite tricarboxylate transporter substrate binding protein — MKHFVLASILGGLLALPAHAADYKIMAPAAPGGGWDQTARTMQTALQDEKISSSVQVNNVPGAGGTIGLAQFANQASGDPSQLIVGGYVMVGAILTNASPVTLDQVTPIARLTGEFEAIVVPATSDIKDMAGLVAKLKADPGSVSWGGGSAGGTDHITAGLIAKAVGVDPTKVNYIAFSGGGEALAAILGGQVTVGISGYGEFESQIKAGELRIIGISSDEKVAGIDAPTFKEGGVDVSIQNWRMVAAAPGITDEQKAAISADVEKMVTSKSWKDALATKGWADTYLAGDEFKTQLAKDIESTSGILKDIGLVK; from the coding sequence GTGAAGCATTTCGTACTCGCGTCGATACTGGGTGGCTTGCTCGCCCTTCCGGCACATGCTGCCGACTACAAGATCATGGCGCCCGCAGCGCCCGGCGGTGGCTGGGACCAGACCGCCCGCACCATGCAGACGGCCCTTCAGGACGAAAAGATTTCCAGCAGCGTCCAGGTCAACAACGTTCCCGGCGCCGGTGGCACTATCGGCCTTGCCCAGTTCGCCAATCAGGCGAGCGGCGATCCTTCGCAGCTCATCGTCGGCGGCTATGTCATGGTCGGCGCGATCCTCACCAATGCATCTCCTGTCACGCTCGATCAGGTGACGCCGATTGCCCGCCTCACCGGCGAATTTGAAGCAATCGTCGTGCCCGCCACTTCCGACATCAAGGACATGGCCGGTCTCGTCGCGAAGCTGAAGGCTGATCCGGGCTCGGTGTCCTGGGGTGGCGGCTCGGCCGGCGGTACGGATCACATCACTGCGGGCCTGATCGCCAAGGCGGTGGGCGTCGACCCGACCAAGGTCAACTACATCGCTTTCTCCGGCGGCGGTGAGGCACTTGCGGCTATCCTCGGCGGACAGGTCACGGTCGGTATTTCCGGCTATGGCGAATTCGAATCGCAGATCAAGGCTGGCGAATTGCGCATCATCGGCATCTCCAGCGACGAGAAGGTCGCGGGCATCGATGCGCCGACCTTCAAGGAAGGCGGCGTTGACGTTTCCATCCAGAACTGGCGCATGGTTGCAGCAGCACCCGGCATCACCGACGAGCAGAAGGCTGCGATCAGCGCTGACGTTGAAAAGATGGTGACGTCGAAGAGCTGGAAGGACGCGCTTGCCACCAAGGGCTGGGCCGACACCTACCTGGCTGGCGACGAGTTTAAGACGCAGCTTGCCAAGGACATTGAATCGACCTCGGGAATCCTGAAGGACATCGGTCTCGTCAAATGA
- a CDS encoding ABC transporter substrate-binding protein, producing MRLLAFLILLLSGAFPATAQEVLFPALDGNASARTLIVYSSLDTPLVEPMVAGFQKANPGVAVRYEDMLTSDIYDRIVRETDAGQKTADMAFSSAMDLQVKLANDGYAQQSDLPLSERWPRWANWRNTAYALTFEPAVFVYHKPSFKDVEPPATRKQFVDYLQHQGDAVFGRIATYDIERSGVGFMFMSRDQEQFGDIWTVIQAMGAAGVKLYSTSSAILERIADGRFVLGYNILGSYAADWASRHPDVGIMLPKDYTVVMSRIGLVPKAAQSPDLGRRYLEYFMSAEGQAIMARQLHIAAVNPDVSGENTASMMQTTLGAQLRPVPVSPGLMVYLDQVKRTRLIKRWNDALRGQE from the coding sequence ATGCGGCTGCTTGCATTCCTCATTCTTTTGCTCTCTGGAGCTTTCCCTGCCACGGCACAAGAGGTGCTCTTCCCGGCATTGGACGGCAACGCGAGCGCGCGCACGCTGATTGTCTATTCCTCGCTCGATACGCCGCTGGTCGAGCCGATGGTTGCCGGTTTCCAGAAGGCCAATCCGGGCGTTGCGGTCCGCTACGAGGATATGCTGACCTCCGACATCTACGACCGCATCGTCCGCGAAACCGATGCCGGACAAAAAACCGCCGACATGGCATTTTCGTCGGCAATGGATCTGCAGGTGAAGCTTGCCAATGACGGCTATGCGCAGCAGAGTGATCTTCCGCTGAGTGAGCGCTGGCCGCGCTGGGCGAACTGGCGCAACACGGCCTATGCGCTGACATTCGAGCCGGCAGTCTTCGTCTACCACAAGCCGAGCTTCAAGGACGTGGAGCCGCCCGCCACGCGCAAGCAGTTCGTGGATTACCTGCAGCATCAGGGTGACGCCGTTTTCGGCCGTATCGCCACCTATGACATCGAGCGCTCTGGCGTCGGTTTCATGTTCATGTCCCGCGACCAGGAACAGTTCGGCGATATCTGGACGGTGATCCAGGCTATGGGAGCAGCGGGCGTAAAGCTCTATTCGACGAGTTCGGCCATTCTGGAGCGTATCGCCGATGGCCGCTTCGTGCTCGGCTACAACATTCTCGGCTCCTACGCTGCCGATTGGGCTTCGCGCCATCCCGATGTCGGGATCATGCTGCCCAAGGACTACACCGTGGTCATGTCGCGCATCGGACTGGTGCCGAAGGCGGCACAGTCTCCCGATCTCGGACGCAGATATCTCGAATACTTCATGTCCGCCGAGGGTCAGGCGATCATGGCCAGGCAATTGCACATCGCAGCCGTCAATCCCGACGTGTCCGGCGAGAATACCGCCAGCATGATGCAGACAACGCTGGGCGCCCAGTTGCGGCCGGTGCCGGTAAGCCCCGGACTGATGGTCTATCTCGATCAGGTCAAGCGCACACGGCTGATCAAGCGCTGGAACGATGCCTTGCGAGGACAAGAGTGA
- a CDS encoding response regulator transcription factor, with the protein MRILVVEDNVTLANGLAAVLRGSGYAVDIVGDGASAVAVLATERFDVVVLDLNLPEMDGLDVLRTMRARQNNASVLILTARSAFEDRVKGLNLGADDYMIKPFDVGELEARVRVLLRRQAGLKAATVTFGDVSFDQNSRSFSAGGISLDLPAREISLLETLFLRAGKVVTKQSIIESLAGFDDDLSANAIEQYVSRLRKRLAPHGLTVRTARGIGYYLEKTQSS; encoded by the coding sequence GTGCGCATACTGGTGGTCGAGGACAACGTCACGCTGGCAAATGGCCTTGCCGCCGTATTGCGCGGCAGCGGCTATGCCGTGGATATCGTCGGTGACGGCGCATCGGCTGTAGCTGTGCTTGCGACCGAACGTTTCGATGTCGTCGTCCTCGACCTCAATCTCCCGGAGATGGACGGTCTCGACGTGCTGCGCACCATGCGGGCGCGCCAGAACAACGCAAGCGTGCTGATCCTGACGGCGCGCAGCGCCTTCGAGGACAGGGTCAAGGGCCTCAATCTCGGCGCCGACGACTACATGATCAAGCCGTTCGACGTCGGCGAGCTCGAAGCGCGCGTTCGCGTGCTTCTGCGCCGGCAGGCAGGCTTGAAAGCGGCGACCGTCACGTTCGGCGACGTGTCCTTCGACCAGAACTCGCGCAGCTTCTCAGCCGGCGGAATATCGCTCGACCTGCCGGCGCGCGAAATCAGCCTGCTGGAGACGCTGTTCCTGCGCGCCGGCAAGGTCGTCACGAAGCAGTCGATCATCGAGTCGCTTGCCGGTTTCGATGACGATCTGAGCGCCAACGCCATCGAGCAATATGTCAGCCGGCTGCGCAAGCGCCTGGCCCCGCATGGGCTGACGGTGCGCACCGCGCGCGGCATCGGCTACTATCTCGAAAAGACGCAAAGCTCCTGA
- a CDS encoding sensor histidine kinase, with protein MADVSTYSLRRRLLLWLLLPLIALGLIALVDTYGEAVQTANAVSDRVLAGSALAIAERVVVAEDGSLEVDIPYVALEMLTSAAQDRVFYRVEGPPGTFITGYQSLPTVAVSVPERAVYADAEFRGEPIRLAVLARSASTGVNSVPFVVTVAETTIARTRLTETILLRSALRLAILIAGAAIIVWFAVTASLRPLYRLREAITERSPDDLRPIEQSVPNEVRGLVDSVNSFMVRLASALDALRHFTGNASHQLRTPLTIIRTQLALAARANSLDQARAAAATGDEAVAHAERMLAQLLLMAKIDEAASQRLRDLVAVDLTELAQSCTADRIPKAQTAGIDLGFEGEEALVIRGEPLLLGELIGNLIENAIAYAGSGAMVTVRVLRDDGVILEIEDNGPGLSVEQIETVRKRFSRGGDGSKPGTGLGLPIVEEIAGLFGGELSLLSAAGGSGLRARVRFPETEMPAVIRP; from the coding sequence ATGGCTGACGTATCGACCTATTCGCTGCGCCGCCGGCTCCTTCTCTGGCTGCTGCTGCCGCTGATCGCGCTTGGCCTGATAGCGCTGGTCGATACCTACGGAGAGGCCGTGCAGACGGCCAATGCCGTATCCGACCGCGTGCTTGCCGGCTCGGCGCTGGCCATCGCCGAGCGCGTGGTTGTCGCGGAAGACGGCTCGCTGGAGGTCGACATTCCCTATGTCGCGCTGGAGATGCTGACATCGGCAGCGCAGGATCGGGTCTTCTATCGCGTCGAGGGCCCGCCCGGCACATTCATCACCGGCTACCAGTCACTGCCGACAGTCGCCGTTTCCGTGCCCGAGCGGGCGGTTTATGCCGACGCCGAGTTTCGCGGCGAGCCGATCCGGCTTGCGGTATTGGCGCGCTCGGCCTCGACCGGCGTCAACTCCGTTCCCTTTGTCGTGACGGTCGCCGAAACCACGATCGCTCGCACGCGGTTGACCGAAACGATCCTGCTGCGCTCGGCGCTGCGTCTGGCGATCCTTATTGCGGGTGCGGCAATCATCGTCTGGTTTGCCGTCACCGCGTCGCTGCGACCGCTCTACCGGCTCCGCGAAGCCATCACCGAACGCAGCCCCGATGACCTGCGGCCGATCGAGCAGTCGGTGCCCAACGAGGTGCGAGGCCTGGTCGATTCTGTCAATTCCTTCATGGTCAGGCTTGCTTCGGCGCTCGATGCGCTGCGCCATTTCACCGGCAACGCCAGCCATCAGTTGCGCACGCCGCTGACCATCATCAGGACGCAACTGGCGCTGGCGGCGCGGGCAAACTCGCTCGATCAGGCGCGAGCAGCCGCGGCGACCGGAGACGAGGCGGTCGCCCATGCCGAGCGAATGCTCGCCCAACTGCTGCTGATGGCCAAGATCGACGAGGCCGCATCCCAACGCCTCAGGGATCTTGTTGCCGTCGATCTCACAGAACTCGCGCAAAGCTGCACCGCCGATCGCATTCCCAAGGCGCAAACGGCCGGCATCGATCTTGGTTTCGAAGGCGAAGAGGCACTCGTCATCCGGGGCGAGCCGTTGCTGCTGGGTGAGTTGATCGGCAACCTCATCGAAAATGCCATCGCCTATGCCGGCTCCGGCGCGATGGTAACGGTGCGCGTGCTGAGGGATGACGGCGTCATCCTGGAAATCGAAGACAACGGTCCCGGCCTCTCAGTCGAGCAGATCGAGACGGTAAGAAAGCGCTTTTCGCGCGGCGGCGACGGCTCGAAACCGGGCACGGGCCTTGGCCTGCCAATCGTGGAGGAAATCGCCGGGCTTTTCGGAGGAGAGCTTTCGCTGCTCTCGGCCGCAGGTGGGAGCGGGTTGCGCGCGCGGGTCAGATTTCCAGAAACCGAAATGCCTGCGGTAATCAGACCCTGA
- a CDS encoding tRNA (guanine(46)-N(7))-methyltransferase TrmB, giving the protein MNAEARRSRSTEAFFGRRHGKTMSPYQAASLETGLEKHRLDLAQAAPADLRQLFPVPVPVPVADVRMEIGFGGGEHLHHIASLHPDTGFIGVEPFVNGMARLMTSLAEKPLANLRVYDDDATRVLDWLPEASLSGIDLLYPDPWPKKKHWKRRFVSEANLDRFARVLKRGAKFRFASDIDTYVSWTLLHCRAHKAFEWQASDAGDWHEPYEGWIRTRYEAKAVREGRRPAYMTFVRV; this is encoded by the coding sequence ATGAACGCCGAAGCAAGGCGCAGCCGCTCGACCGAAGCTTTTTTCGGTCGGCGGCATGGCAAGACCATGAGCCCTTACCAGGCCGCGTCGCTTGAGACCGGCCTGGAGAAACACCGGCTCGATCTGGCGCAAGCGGCACCCGCCGATCTGCGCCAGTTGTTTCCCGTGCCCGTGCCCGTGCCCGTTGCCGATGTTCGTATGGAAATCGGTTTCGGCGGCGGCGAGCATCTTCACCACATCGCCTCGCTTCATCCCGATACCGGCTTCATCGGCGTCGAGCCTTTCGTCAACGGCATGGCTCGCCTGATGACGTCGCTTGCCGAAAAGCCGCTCGCCAATCTGCGCGTCTACGATGACGACGCCACGCGTGTGCTGGACTGGCTGCCTGAGGCGTCGCTGTCGGGCATCGACCTGCTCTATCCCGATCCCTGGCCGAAGAAGAAGCACTGGAAGCGGCGCTTCGTCAGCGAGGCCAATCTCGATCGTTTCGCGCGGGTGCTGAAAAGAGGCGCCAAATTCCGCTTCGCTTCCGACATCGACACTTATGTGAGCTGGACGCTCCTGCATTGCCGCGCGCACAAGGCGTTCGAATGGCAGGCCTCCGATGCGGGTGACTGGCACGAGCCTTATGAGGGCTGGATTCGTACCCGCTACGAGGCGAAGGCCGTTCGCGAAGGCCGTCGCCCTGCCTACATGACCTTCGTCAGGGTCTGA